DNA from Kwoniella dejecticola CBS 10117 chromosome 1, complete sequence:
TGTCGTTGATTGGGAGATCCAATGGCCGGTGCCGTACCGGTTGAATCTGTCTTCTTTTTAAGTTACCCAAAACGGCCATGAACGGAACCAAATTTGCAGACCTCCGTCCATGCAGACAACAGTATTTTCGGTGACTGACCATTTACGGTATACCGCCACCACTGTACATGTGCTCAATGTTGCATAAAGCTTTAAGAAGAGGCTTTGGGCTGGTGACTAACGAAAGACCTCACCACACCTTAAGTGGTGTCCGGAGCATACGTGCTACAATGACCAGATGTGTGGCTGGAAAGGGTGACTACCTCGCGACGCGAATTGGGCTATCTATTTCCAGAGTTTCCCTACTTCGCCTTCTACACCATCTGATGTCAAATCGCCCACAATCTTCCGTATACggtcttccacttcatcgatCGTTCCTCTAGCGTCCACTTCAACCCATCTCTGTTCACCATGCCTATTTTTCACTTCTTGAGCTACCAGTCCGAATTGCTGCCGCGTGGCAGACTGCATGGATTCCGTCTCGTAGCGTTCTTCGCCGAATTGCGATCTCGACGAAGCTTCTTGCTGAGGTAACGTCATGTACAATGTTAGGTCCGGCAGGGGTAGGGATTCGTCGGGATTCAGACAGAAATCAAATGACAGTCCCTACACAGATGCACCCGCCGTCAGAGAAAAAGCTGACTTTAGTCAGTCTGAATGACGAGGCAAgcaactcgactcacttttgcagctgagaaggctaTTCCCGAGAAAGCATATCGATCCGCTATAACCGTTATCCCGTCTTGCAAGTCTCGTTTGATCGCATTTCTGAGATGTCAGAGCAAGTAATTGATCAGCGTTTCCCCGAGCTATTGATACTTTTCCGCTCCATACTCACGCACATTCCCACCTGTTCGCACTGAAGAGCAGATGTATTGCATGATCGTCCATTTCAGCTTTTGATTGTAAGTAGGCATCGATCATTCTGCCTATCGCGGTCGTTCTATCTGTTCGCTACAGACGTCAGCACCGGTGTTCACACATGCCTACTGATACATTTCTTTTCCGATAGATGAGAAACCTGTGACCAGAGACCTACCCGGAAATTTTTGTAGTCTGGCTTTACGACCTTCTCGCTTCAGACGTTCGACCAGACGGGCCACCTGTGTTGATTTCCCGCATCGATCCAATCcttcgaagacgatgaaagcTCCTCGacgtgaagaagaagggtcggACATAGTGTTTCTCCTCGGCGATCTTGATACGTCTTGACGCTCGTCGGACTGTCACTGCTTGATGAGCTAGCCTTGATGAATTGAGCTACTCACAGCCCATACACAGTAAGACAGGCCAAATTGATCAGAAGGAAGTATCAATGTCCAAAACGCGTTGATACCTACGCGTCAGATAGGTCAACCTCCGCACAAAATGCCTGAGGCCAAATTTCCTCTTCAGGGAATTCTGATGATTCCTACTGAAAGGGTGGAGGCGGTCCATGCACGAACATGTCATTTTTCGAGGGCATCTTTTTGTTCTTGCGACAAACTTGCTTCGATTACAAAACAATCAAGTCTAACCGACTGTTGCCCCTACCAAGACAGCGTGGTAAAGTAGTCTGGCAATTAACAGACAATTATGACACACGAAGATGGGGCAGCGGGAAAAGATGTAACAGGAACGAGTCAACTAATGTTTTACCACCTCGAAAACGCTTATTGAACACGACACCCAGTTGCTTTCCCCCTTTATCGAAGTTCATACTGCTATTGTACTTGACGCAATGATCGATACAAGCGTTGCCACTCCATTGACGTACGTCCAATGCTACGTAGGACAGAGAGAAGTATATGAATGACGACTGACAAGTGGAATGATGGgttcctccccttcctcatcatcgttgtctcAAATCACATTCTTTACTGATAGATAGTACACACAAGCAACTCAAAATCTCAGAACCCTCGTCGTAGACACTCTCTAAGCTCAGATTTTTCTCTACCTCACATCGACTGGTCTTACAGTGACCCCCTCGAGCAATCAGAGACTCAACCAATATATAGATAAACCAGTCGCGGGACGGCTTTACAATAACATCCTTTTCAGATACCACGTacgaagaagcgagcgaTCCCGAAATGTCCGAGAAACACATCAAGCCATTCTTACCATCTCGTCCATCCGGTCCAGTATTCATTGGTCTCAACGTACTGCGAGCCCTGAGTATCATAGCCTTGCTGTTAGTCATGTCCGCGAATATAGTTACAATGGCTGAGTAAGTCGATCACTCCCCTCTCCTCTTATGTCTTCTCCGCTGCAGGGTGTTTAAGCTGAAGAGGTGGGATAGTGATATCAAGGCGATCAAAGCATCCAATGCCTCGACGAAAGAACCAGATGAAGACTGCGATTATTATGAATACTCTCCCGTACCCGATCAAACAGGCGGACCATTCTGGAGCATTCTGAACCGAATATTCATCAGTAATATCGCTTCTTTGCCCGATCGGCTACTTGAAGACCGAGCTGATATCATATGTGTGTGAGCAGTCTTCGAATGTATCCTGTTGACAATGTCAGAAATTGGAATACCAAGAAGGCTATTCGAAGAGTGGATTCCTATCCTTGGACCAGCTCATGGGTTAGGAGGATTAGGTGTCTTCCAAGCGCTGTAAGTCTTGGATCTCAGAGCAAGCCTGAACATTAGGGTATCGTATGGCAAActgatgtgagtcatatAGAATCGGTGCTCAAGTCCTTTCGCACTACTGCGAACTCTTCCCGCAAGTCTCGAGCTGGCTTCTCTTCATCGTGGGCTGCTTCAATATACTAGCTGTAAGTGATCCACCATTGGTAGCTGCCATCTCGGTATCGTGCCCCTAGTTGAGCTGTGATACTGCGACAAATGCTGACTGCAACCGCGCAGGGCATGTTCCTTCGAGCAGgtgccaagaagaagagattgatcttctcgtGGGAGAACGTGTCCTCTTTGTGAGTCGCCCTtttttctctctctctacGATGTCGGTACACCTGCATTCAAGCTGTTACTGATGTATCATCCGATAGAACACCTCAAACCCGTATGGCTGCAACAGCATGGGATATGATCTCCGAAAGGAaagcctcctcctctccgtCTGATGCCCATCAAACCGGTGCCAGCGCAGTCCCTCCATTGACGCGATCgaccacctcgtcctctgacACGCCTCTCTTACCGGAGACAAAAAACAAGACTGTTCCAGGAGCCAAATTCGGTGGTTTTGGATTCGGCAGGCAAGGCGAGAAGCAGGCCGCAGAGAGAGGATGGAAGATCAATAAACCCAGCGAGGTCTTACCTCGTAAGTCCATTGACACCTGGCAGTACCAGGTGACCTGACCAACTCCTTGGAAAATGAGCTGATACACAGGCTCGATAAAGGATACGCAATTTAGATCAATCGGCTCAGCTCATCCAAAACCTCTCATCCGCCACGAAGACATTCGCCCAACTGGGTTCGCAGCCATCCTGGCATTATCGTAGACGCTCTTTTCCAAATGATGTATCCCGAATGAATCCTAATGTGTATATCTTGGATATAGACGCATAGACAGCTTCTTACTAGCAATCGGATTCCCCGGATTGCGTAGACGATCATGAAACAGCTGGAGGCTGAGCTGCGCAGACTGGCGTTCTACAGGTTTGAAGCGAGCAACATCGATGGATCAGGATGGACGGTCACGATCTCGTCGTCCAAAGACCCGTACAGCCGAGCCGCCCCAGACACACTGCGGTCCATGACCACAAGCACCGTTTTCAGTGCGAGCATCGCGCTAGCTTGATCCGTCTCGACGTTCAGTGCGACCGCATGATACTTACTCTTCCGCTGATCGAACTTCACAGCCTCCACTGCCTCGCCTCATGAGACGAAACAACGTTTCGGAGCCGTCAAAAGCGTCAGAAGGCGGATGGCTTGTCTGTCGTGTGTGAAAGGATATGCTAATTTTATCACACACCACATTCCACTGACCAGCGGATCCGACAACTCCCACTGAATCCGGCTTTCTGAGGTTTACGGTATAGCCACGACCATGGCTGTGAGTATAACGATGGAAGCGAGTGGGTCACCTTGACCCTGCGCAAATGTCGATGCCATGGGAACGTTGTGTGATTCCCACGATTCAGTCAGGTACGACGTTTCCAGCACAAGACAAGTATCTCCATGTTACGACTGTTCCTGCTGCGGAGACGTCCGAGTCTGAGCCCTGTCCATGTAAGACAGTACCAAGAGATCTATACGATACAACTGTTGGAACCGAAAGGAGTATGTAATTCTATATTTCCCTGCAGGAGACCTGTGAACATCCGGACGTCCAGCATACAATTCCTTCCGCGCTCGATGCCTTCACAATGAGCATAGAGCGCCACCGAATCATCTATGTTAACGGCGGCAATGTCGTCTCGGTATCTAATATCTGCCTGCAGTATCGGAAAGCTGTGATATCAATCCATCGGCATTCAAGAAGTGGTTTCAGAAGGGATTTTATCCGCGAGTAGAGCCCAAGTCTTAATTACAGTTTAAGGGAACGGCTGTCTTGCCCCATCGCGTACGTACCTACGGGGTGATACTGGAATTTGGACCTTGGAACAAGCTTGTTCTCAGGAACTCTCGAGAGAATCCAACAGCCTCTTTAAGGCATTGGCGTTCTGGGCGCCTATGGTCAACGCTATGCTGAATCATCGATTCCGTCTCACGGAGGTATATATTTAGAGTTTCAAGCTGAATTAGGTAAGAGCGAATGCGACATCCGGGTATCGGAAACTTTACTACATATCCTGTTTCCCTGAAAAATTCATTTTCCTGCTGCTCCCGCTCAAACCCCATCCGACAGTCGAGGTGCTTCATGGTTTTATGGCTGTTTACGTTAAATTCCAAAGCCTTACCAAAAAAGCCACCAACAAACCAAAAACAAGCTCAACGTAAACCGTGTCATAGGCGTTTCCCTTCAACCGCATtttcttttttctttttgctttttcttTTCCGTTTCCTGTTTTCTCGCTCCGACCTGTTAAAGGTAGGCGAATAATTTCAGCTCGCCGAAATCTAGCTACACTTCCTGGGTTTTCCCGACGGCATCCTTCGGATTGAGTGAAATGACGCTTTTTGCTCTTTGCAGCGAATACCACAGAACGCCTTTAGCGCCTCgaaaagaagggaaaagaagaagcttaTTCTTCCGTTCCTCGATAAAATATTCCCGAAACTCAGCTGGAATGCCTTTTAGCGCTGACGATTAATGGGATTCCTGTCAAAGCCACTGACAGATATGGGCCAACAAGCTTTCCAGCGAACCCAGGGATGATACCGAACTTGGGAGCAACGAACAGCGGGAAACTCGGGAGCTTATCCCGACCCAGTAATCCAAAATTTTGGGTGCTGAACTGACTGATTCCAGAGTTCCCCTTTGAGTACAGGGTAGGATACAGCTGGATTACAGTAGTGACCTCTGCGTAGCTACTAGACCTGAACCTGAAGATCaggaccaggaccaggacAAGCATCATGTCGAGCTAGTAGATCCCATTGCGGATTCGTACGGAGAATTACAAGTCTTTCAGAAAATCCTTGGACATCTTGCCAATCTTGCTATATTCGGCATTGGTTTTCGCCAACCTTTTGAGAAGGATTCCTATTGTCTCTCCTCCGGGTGTAGGTGTAGAAGCTTGTTACTGGTGATGGCGCCTTGAAGATTCGGTGAGTAACCATGAAAATCTTCCTGCTCAGGCTCCTTGTTTACCGCTTTCGTCGAAACAACGAGTGTGCTCTTGTCCACATCAACAAGAAGGCAAAGGGGATCAAGCTTGTTTTCGTGTGTGGTGGTGGTGCTCGTTCTCGTTGACGCCAGAGTCAACCGCTTCTTCAGGGCTAGACATGAGGAGGGCCAAGGCGTTGGTTTTCTCGAGAGAGTTTAGATAGATAGGCGTAACCGAAAATGTCAATCAAGACATGGAGATGAACGATCGTACCCACGCCTCCGTCTATCAGTCAAGCAATCGACGACACATGCCCTCTAGGATGAAAAATCTCCTTGTGCATTACtcgagctgacttgatttgatatATAGACCAACTCCGTAGTCATTCTTTCAACcccctccttcttttcttcaaccttcaagTCATCGCTTGACATCAAGTCAGCCTACACTCATTACATTAGCTTACGAGCAACACTGTCTTTGTCTTATACATTCAACTTTGTTCTACGCTGGTCCGTAGTCTACCCACACTCCTTACCAGCATACTTTTTAGATCAGAACACCACCATTTAGCTTGAAATACTCTCTTTagaacaacaacatcagctGGGCTGCACTATACATCATGTCTGACAACGAAATTACCATTGTCGTGAGTATCAGATATCCACCACTGTAAGAGACCAAGCTGATTTCAGGATGGCAGAtcccctctttccctccttctcctcctacATCTCCGACTCGAACCATGTCTACTTCCCCAGAATGGTTCACCACCCCTGTGAAGGCTCCTTACAGGCCTTCTCCCCTCTCGACCACCATCCCCTTGACTGCTGATGAGCAAATCGACCCATTCAGCAATGTCCAAGTTGACGACACCGACAGTCTTTCCGATGATCCTTCGActcctcctctttcaccgACCAGGAGTTTGTCCTCTGTCTCGATGGAACGAAGTACCCCTTCGAGTTCGTCCTCTGGCTCAGGGTCAGACGAGGAGATCCTTACTCCTCCGGCAGTGAACAGAAGACCTTCGCTACTGCACCACAGCGGTATGCCACCTTCCTATTTCAACCTCGAGAACGTCACCCGAGACCAAAGAAAACACAGAAAAAACAAGTACAGAGCCCGATTCCCCAGTGCACCGGTCAGCGGGTCGATCACTCCCATGTggaagatcgaggaagactCGAAATCTACCGGTCTTGGTGGTCTCCTCGAACCTTTCGGAGGCATCTTACCTCAGACTCGAAGGGATTCCGAGCCCAATTACATCCTCTCTGAGGACTCTTTCGTCCTCACCCACGTCCCCACTAAGACCGTCTCCCTCTCCGACTTCAAATTACGTATGATCCGTGTGCCTCGATGGCAACGACCCATAGTGATTGCTGTCATGTCCTTACTCCTCTTCGGTTCTCTCTGCATGGTCTCGTGGTTCCAGCAGTCGATCATGTCTTCCCAACATGCCCAAGTTATCAGACAAGGcgaatggatgatcaaaCATGCAGCCATGGCCCGAGCTGAATCTGACGTGAGTATTCCTTCAGCCTTGGGTATGTCATCAAAGTGGTTGTAAGCTGACGATCGATCTACCTTCAGGCTTACGTCGACACTGAACCTGGATACCGATACGAGGCGCCCAAACACCACTCGTTGAAGGTCCAAGAGAAGATCGCCAAGCGAGCTGAAGCCGGCTTCACCGCTCAAGCAGCTATGCGAGCCTCTTCAGTCGCTCCTGTCGATTTCACCATGACCAAGGACGACGAGTTAGCAGCTCTGATGTCTTTCATCGTTGGTACTGCCGCCAACATGCTCCCAGAAATCGACACTACCGACCCTCACTCCCTCGAGGGATTCTTGCCTTTCGACCCCCGATCACCCCATGCTAAGCgggagatcgaggagctAGCAAGAGCTCATTGGGAGGATCACCCGGTTATGGTGCTGGGTAACATGCGAGATCCCAAGATGAGGGAAGTCCGAGCGTTACTCAAGAAATACACCGTTAAACCTGAACCTTTCTACGTTGATATTGACCAACGAAAGGATTCAGCTTACCTGGCCCCCACCCTCGAACGATTACTGGGCAAACAAACTTCCCCTTACGTCCTTCTGAAAGGCAAAAGTATCGGAGATTCCTCCAAAttgatcgagatggagaagagggagacCCTTGTTGAGAACATTGCTTCGGCTGGTACATCCATCGCCAAGCGACTCAAGAGGAACAAACAccaaaaagaggaagagagaagagagaacGAACGAGTCTTAAGTCCAAGACCGATTTTCGAGGAATCCGAGTAATCgattccttctcttctttgctTTTTGATCGTTCACGCCCTCGTTCTTCACCCTTACGATCTACTTTTGATGCCATCTTTACTATCAACTTTATATTTCGGGATTTACTTGTAGTCATTATTTTATACACTTTATATATAGTCAATAGAATCTGTAAGAACATTACAAAAGTGCAATTGCAGCTTATTTATAATGCACCTATTCGGGCAATGCACCATTACTCTGAAACATACCCCAAACAAATCGCAGTACACGCTCGAGCGTCAACCGCACGGGACTTGTCAGCTAATTTACCTGCACATCTCCAATCGTATATCTCTCCTCGGGAGTTTGCATGCGCACCAATCTATTTTGATGGTCTATTTTCTATTTTCGTCTAGCCATGAGCGTATCAACGTGATCTCGCACCCCACCTTCCCACTGATCCCAGCTGATGCACGCTAACCAGGAATCCCTGCTCATTTGATCTTCCTGGTAATCCCCCTTTCTTCCCGCTACATCGTCACAACATCATGATCAGTAGACCgttcaagctgatcgcttCGAATGACATTGGTTGTATGTGAGAGTTTACTCACGCCTGACACCCTGTTTTCCTTTCGGCAAGACCCTATGGGTCCTAAGTATACCATCAAGCTTGAAGCCTAGCCGAAGCGCGGCGGCTTTACTCTTCTCGTTAAGCGTGGTGGTAAACCATTGACAACGTCTCAGACCTAGACCGCCCTCAGATGGCATATCCAGGATTCGGTGTATGATCAATCCCGCAGCATGAGTGAGGACATGAGTACgctgaagcagaagctcaGTATCCGAGTACCCATTCTGAAAATATAAGAGATGTTGGGCTTACCTGGAACTTCTCCAAGACGCATATCCATCCTGGTTCCGAAGTCATATTCCCCACGTCTGtattgatcatcgatatcatccctGCGAACTCGTAGTCTTTGGGATCAACCGCTTCCTCTGAACCCGGTGGAGCAGTGTATATCGCATAAGTCATCGCGCTCTGTCAGCATTGGAAGGTTATTAGCGGAAGAGTGTCTACATGACAATCACGTTTGATGCGAGATATGAGAGGAAAAGTTTAGGCAGCTGAGACTGACAGGCTGAGATCGGATGATAGTCTCTTGCCATATCAGCACATCCTCTAAGCTTTTCCAATCGATAAGCCAAGCGGTAAAATCAGGAGCGCATCTCGACAGACCGTCAATGAACAATTGAGCGTGAAGTGATGGCTGTAAATATGAAAGGAGTCAGCGATCGCCGTGGAGTTTGGAGGCAGTGGGAAAGGACGGACGACGAATGGTCTCAGCTCCACTCTGTCTGAACGCAGCTCTTTGACCTCAAGGCAGAAGTTGTAATCGTATTCTTCGGGCGGGGTGTGCAAGTGTATGTCGAGAGGGACAtccgctttcttcggctTATACGTGTTCAAATAAGCGGTCATCGCGCAGGTCTGAAAGTCTTTTCGACGACAGGAGAGGGTGCTTCCGGTGCTAGCTGGCTCGACTTTTGCTTTGAAGTGTTATACAAGAGGTACTCGTGAGATGGTATCTTGTACTGTACGTCGGACTGAGTCGAATAATTCGGTTATTGTTGTCGCGGACTGAAGCAGATTCCGGCGGTAACCGAACATCGCCTAAATTGAAGTCCGAGTCGATAAGCTGTCCACCATATCAGGCATTGCCGCCAGCGCAGCCCTGTCAAAGCATAGAAGATCCTTGCCCTCTCTCTGTCAGCTTCGACCTGACAGGCTGTCCTGCGGTCACGCTCTATTCCGCTCCTCGTATCGCGGCTGAGAGCCCAGACCTGGATTCCTAATGCCTCTGCCTTGCTGGAAACAGTGTGGTACAGTCCGCCTATGAGGTGTGCTGTGACCACGCAGCTGGAGGATTAGCATGGGTACGCACATAAGTAGAGCATGTACTACCTTGAGCCATTACGGTATCTTTGCTTGAGCTCACGTCGGGCTCGGGCATTGGGATTCACGATAGGATATCAAGCAACCTAGGCCGATCGTGGGGATCTCAGGCACGGCGACGGTGACACAAGCCCAATCATACCCGAGTGCGTCTTGCCTCCAGGTATACTATTTCtttcaatcatcatcaacgagcTTTGTCATCCATCATTT
Protein-coding regions in this window:
- a CDS encoding thymidylate kinase; protein product: MSDPSSSRRGAFIVFEGLDRCGKSTQVARLVERLKREGRKARLQKFPDRTTAIGRMIDAYLQSKAEMDDHAIHLLFSANRWECANAIKRDLQDGITVIADRYAFSGIAFSAAKGLSFDFCLNPDESLPLPDLTLYMTLPQQEASSRSQFGEERYETESMQSATRQQFGLVAQEVKNRHGEQRWVEVDARGTIDEVEDRIRKIVGDLTSDGVEGEVGKLWK